A genomic segment from Bacillus cereus G9842 encodes:
- a CDS encoding PadR family transcriptional regulator, which translates to MEDGLKGLRKSMENTTFKHLSFSDQHQKQVREKIKQSSEKEEDILLAVLQLLMNEKTGYELMQLLRGRGIQKFEGGEGSLYTLLHRLEQNRFIQSSWDHAGAKYYQLNDKGNKMLRKAEKNATKARFILKGLVQE; encoded by the coding sequence ATGGAAGATGGATTAAAAGGCTTGCGAAAATCAATGGAGAACACAACGTTTAAACATTTGAGTTTTTCTGATCAGCACCAGAAGCAGGTGCGAGAAAAAATTAAGCAATCGTCCGAAAAGGAAGAAGATATCCTTTTAGCAGTGTTACAACTTCTTATGAATGAAAAAACGGGTTATGAATTGATGCAGTTGCTAAGAGGGAGAGGGATTCAAAAATTCGAAGGTGGTGAAGGGTCTCTATACACTTTATTACATCGTCTAGAACAAAATCGCTTTATCCAATCTAGCTGGGATCACGCGGGAGCTAAATATTATCAATTAAATGATAAAGGAAATAAAATGCTGCGAAAGGCAGAGAAGAATGCTACGAAGGCACGATTTATATTAAAAGGATTAGTACAGGAGTGA
- a CDS encoding FtsW/RodA/SpoVE family cell cycle protein: MSKKGERFLKEVTNHIKSKEAKDLVATELDFHLKQTKNMWIEKGLSEEVAEDKAVEQMGSPIKLGQELNKLHKPKVDWFLIGLLVAAMGLGFLPVIALGHADLLMNKVIFVILGVTTAIGMMLFDYRKLERLGWLFYTIGVLILLMIKCFPTASLNGEPLLKIGSVIIDCLMTIPFFFLGWASFFNNSRLKFIHLLMLYLFSLYLFLTTSTLLPLFIYITMVFVMLWWSKLGKKTAWLITILPIVPLIIRDLLSWSAVKEYRMARILGMLNPEHDLWYLRLKEAMSSAGWFGTYENIKSIRAAHTDFVFASLTYYYGYVLALVLVVILSLFAVRIMNIAYKINDGYGKLLLVGGVTLFVIHFICNVGMTLGILPRVSISLPFISYGLIPTLFHAFIMGIVLSVYRRKDIPFRMRKTP; the protein is encoded by the coding sequence TTGAGCAAAAAAGGGGAGCGTTTTTTAAAAGAAGTTACGAACCATATTAAATCAAAAGAAGCAAAGGACTTGGTGGCAACAGAACTAGACTTTCACTTGAAACAGACGAAGAATATGTGGATAGAGAAAGGCTTAAGTGAGGAAGTTGCTGAAGATAAGGCTGTTGAACAAATGGGAAGTCCAATTAAGCTTGGCCAGGAACTTAATAAACTACATAAGCCAAAGGTTGATTGGTTCTTAATTGGTTTATTAGTGGCTGCGATGGGGCTAGGTTTTTTGCCAGTTATAGCGCTTGGACATGCTGACTTATTAATGAATAAGGTGATATTTGTAATTCTCGGTGTTACAACAGCGATTGGGATGATGCTATTTGATTATCGGAAGTTAGAGAGGCTTGGGTGGCTGTTTTATACAATTGGTGTACTTATCTTGTTAATGATAAAATGTTTTCCGACTGCTTCTTTGAATGGAGAACCATTACTAAAAATTGGTTCCGTCATAATTGATTGTTTAATGACAATACCATTCTTTTTTCTAGGCTGGGCTTCTTTTTTCAATAACAGTAGATTAAAGTTTATACATCTTCTCATGTTGTATTTATTTTCTTTATATTTATTTCTAACTACATCAACTCTTTTACCACTGTTCATCTATATCACGATGGTATTTGTTATGCTTTGGTGGAGTAAGTTAGGAAAGAAAACGGCATGGCTCATTACGATTTTACCTATTGTACCATTGATTATTAGGGATCTACTTTCCTGGTCTGCTGTAAAAGAATACCGTATGGCCAGAATTTTAGGAATGTTAAATCCAGAGCATGATCTATGGTATTTACGTTTAAAAGAGGCGATGTCTTCAGCAGGTTGGTTTGGTACATATGAAAATATAAAGTCTATCCGTGCTGCCCATACTGATTTTGTATTTGCAAGTTTGACTTACTATTATGGATATGTACTTGCGCTAGTTCTTGTCGTGATTCTTTCTCTTTTTGCAGTAAGAATAATGAACATAGCTTATAAAATAAATGATGGTTATGGTAAATTGCTTCTCGTTGGCGGAGTGACTCTTTTTGTAATCCATTTTATTTGTAATGTTGGCATGACCCTCGGGATATTACCACGTGTTTCTATATCATTACCATTTATTAGCTACGGATTGATACCAACTCTGTTTCATGCATTTATAATGGGAATTGTGTTAAGTGTATATCGACGTAAAGATATTCCTTTTAGAATGAGAAAAACACCTTGA
- a CDS encoding sigma-70 family RNA polymerase sigma factor — protein sequence MDELTIEAFEIEDKEELIDEIMNKYGQEVLQLVYSYVNNKEIAEDVTQDIFVKCYKSLHTYKGKSNVKTWLWRIAINQCKDYIKSWYNKKVIVTEDEFAYIGIQNDSVEQTVIQNAEDSRLASAVMSLPIKYREVIYLFYYEELSIKEIATVIEVKENTIKTRLKKAKELLKKGLEE from the coding sequence GTGGATGAATTAACGATAGAAGCGTTTGAAATAGAAGATAAGGAGGAACTTATCGACGAAATAATGAACAAGTATGGGCAAGAAGTCCTGCAGCTTGTGTATTCATATGTGAATAATAAAGAGATTGCGGAGGATGTAACGCAAGATATATTTGTAAAATGTTATAAATCTCTTCATACATATAAAGGGAAATCGAATGTGAAAACGTGGTTATGGAGAATTGCGATTAATCAATGTAAGGACTATATAAAAAGTTGGTATAACAAAAAGGTAATCGTTACAGAGGATGAATTTGCGTATATTGGGATTCAAAATGATAGTGTCGAACAAACTGTCATTCAAAATGCGGAGGATAGTAGGTTGGCTTCTGCGGTAATGAGTTTACCGATAAAATATCGAGAAGTCATTTATCTATTTTATTATGAAGAATTATCAATTAAAGAGATTGCTACAGTAATAGAAGTAAAGGAAAACACGATAAAAACGAGACTGAAAAAAGCGAAGGAGCTTTTGAAGAAAGGATTGGAGGAATAA
- the glpK gene encoding glycerol kinase GlpK, whose translation MKKYILSLDQGTTSSRAILFNKKGEIVHSAQKEFTQHFPKPGWVEHNAQEIWGSILAVIATCLSEADVKPEQIAGIGITNQRETTVVWDKTTSKPIYNAIVWQSRQTAEICDELKEKGYSEMVREKTGLLIDAYFSGTKVKWILDNVEGAREKAENGDLLFGTIDSWLVWKLSGGKAHVTDYSNASRTLMFNIHDLQWDDELLEMLTVPKSMLPEVRPSSEIYGETIDYHFFGQNVPIAGVAGDQQAALFGQACFGEGMAKNTYGTGCFMLMNTGEKAVASEHGLLTTIAWGIDGKVNYALEGSIFVAGSAIQWLRDGMRMFKDASESEVYASRVESTDGVYVVPAFVGLGTPYWDSEVRGAMFGVTRGTTKEHFIRATLESLAYQTKDVLCAMEADSGIELKTLRVDGGAVKNNFLMKFQSDILDVPVERPVINETTALGAAYLAGLAVGYWKNQDEIKSQWHMDKRFEPTMEAETSEELYAGWKKAIEATKAFK comes from the coding sequence TTCATTAGACCAAGGAACAACAAGCTCACGCGCAATTCTTTTCAATAAAAAAGGTGAAATTGTTCATTCAGCTCAAAAAGAGTTTACACAACATTTTCCAAAGCCGGGCTGGGTAGAGCATAATGCACAAGAAATTTGGGGATCTATTTTAGCAGTTATCGCAACTTGCTTAAGCGAAGCAGATGTAAAACCAGAACAAATCGCAGGTATCGGTATTACGAACCAACGTGAAACAACGGTTGTCTGGGATAAAACAACTAGTAAACCAATTTACAACGCAATTGTATGGCAATCTCGCCAAACAGCTGAAATTTGTGATGAGTTAAAAGAAAAAGGTTATAGCGAAATGGTTCGCGAAAAAACAGGTCTTTTAATTGATGCATACTTCTCTGGTACGAAAGTAAAATGGATTTTAGATAACGTTGAAGGTGCAAGAGAGAAAGCAGAAAACGGTGATCTATTATTCGGAACAATTGATTCGTGGCTTGTATGGAAACTATCTGGTGGTAAAGCACACGTAACAGATTATTCAAACGCATCACGTACGTTAATGTTTAATATTCACGACTTACAGTGGGATGATGAGCTTCTAGAAATGTTAACAGTACCAAAGAGCATGCTTCCAGAAGTACGTCCATCATCTGAAATTTACGGAGAAACAATTGATTACCACTTCTTCGGCCAAAATGTACCGATTGCAGGTGTAGCTGGTGACCAACAAGCAGCATTATTTGGACAAGCTTGTTTCGGTGAAGGTATGGCGAAAAATACTTACGGAACTGGTTGCTTCATGTTAATGAACACAGGTGAAAAAGCAGTAGCTTCTGAGCACGGTCTATTAACAACAATTGCATGGGGAATAGATGGTAAAGTAAACTACGCATTAGAAGGAAGTATTTTCGTAGCAGGTTCTGCAATTCAGTGGTTACGTGACGGAATGCGCATGTTTAAAGATGCAAGTGAGAGTGAAGTGTATGCGAGTCGCGTTGAATCAACTGATGGTGTATACGTTGTACCAGCATTCGTTGGACTAGGAACACCTTATTGGGATAGTGAAGTACGCGGCGCTATGTTTGGTGTAACACGCGGTACGACGAAAGAGCACTTCATTCGTGCAACGCTAGAATCTTTAGCTTACCAAACGAAAGATGTATTATGCGCAATGGAAGCAGATTCAGGTATTGAACTGAAAACATTACGCGTTGATGGCGGAGCAGTTAAAAATAACTTCTTAATGAAGTTCCAAAGTGATATTTTAGATGTTCCTGTAGAGCGTCCAGTGATTAACGAAACAACGGCTCTAGGTGCAGCATACTTAGCTGGTCTTGCGGTTGGATATTGGAAAAACCAAGATGAAATTAAATCACAGTGGCATATGGACAAACGCTTTGAACCAACGATGGAAGCGGAAACAAGCGAAGAGCTATATGCTGGATGGAAAAAAGCAATTGAAGCAACAAAAGCTTTCAAATAA
- the glpD gene encoding aerobic glycerol-3-phosphate dehydrogenase produces MKFSSKQRKDVLNGVNKQELDVIVIGGGITGSGIALDGATRGLSTIVFEMQDFAAGTSSRSTKLVHGGLRYLKQLEVKMVAEVGKERAIVYENGPHVTTPEWMLLPFHTGGTFGSFSTSIGLRVYDFLAGVKRSERRKMFNREETLNKEPLVKKEGLKGGGYYVEYRTDDARLTIEVMKEAIEHGAKAVNYAKVDSFLYKDGKVCGVRVIDLLDGEVYEVYGKKIVNAAGPWVDTLREKDNSKKGKVLQLSKGVHLVIDQKRFPLGQAIYFDTPDKRMVFAIPRGGKTYVGTTDTFYDKDAAVPQMTTEDRTYIINAINYMFPSVKITEKDIESSWAGVRPLIYEEGKNASEISRKDEIWTSESGLITIAGGKLTGYRKMAEMVVDYVTNLLQKEGHSAYPKSDTKHMPISGGHVDGSHGFPAFVAKKADEGTKSGLTKAQAEEFAKFYGSNVDVLFGLAKKHKDEAKEYNMPLDVLIPLVYAMDYEMTAKPVDFFVRRRGAVFFNIHWVYEWKEAVINYMAAKLGWSKEEQMKYTAELEKALTDAVIPVDQQEQAAALA; encoded by the coding sequence ATGAAATTTTCAAGTAAACAACGTAAAGACGTATTAAACGGAGTAAATAAACAAGAGTTAGATGTGATCGTAATTGGTGGAGGTATTACTGGTTCTGGTATTGCATTAGATGGAGCAACACGCGGGTTATCAACAATTGTGTTTGAAATGCAGGACTTTGCAGCAGGTACATCAAGTCGTTCAACGAAGCTTGTACACGGTGGTCTACGTTATTTAAAACAACTTGAAGTGAAAATGGTAGCAGAGGTGGGTAAAGAGCGTGCGATCGTATATGAGAACGGTCCCCATGTAACAACACCAGAGTGGATGTTACTTCCGTTCCATACAGGCGGTACGTTCGGATCATTTAGTACATCAATTGGTCTTCGTGTATACGACTTCTTAGCAGGTGTAAAACGAAGCGAGCGCAGAAAGATGTTTAACCGTGAAGAAACGCTAAACAAAGAGCCTCTTGTAAAAAAAGAAGGATTAAAAGGCGGCGGTTACTACGTAGAATATCGTACAGACGATGCGCGTCTTACAATTGAAGTAATGAAAGAAGCAATTGAGCATGGTGCGAAAGCTGTTAACTACGCAAAAGTAGACAGTTTCTTATATAAAGATGGAAAAGTATGCGGTGTACGTGTAATCGATTTACTAGACGGTGAAGTATATGAAGTTTACGGTAAGAAAATTGTAAACGCAGCTGGTCCTTGGGTAGATACACTTCGTGAAAAAGATAACTCGAAAAAAGGAAAAGTACTTCAGTTATCAAAAGGTGTTCACTTAGTAATTGATCAAAAACGTTTCCCACTCGGGCAAGCAATTTACTTCGATACACCAGATAAACGTATGGTGTTCGCGATTCCTCGCGGAGGAAAAACATACGTAGGTACAACAGATACGTTCTATGATAAAGACGCAGCTGTACCACAAATGACAACAGAAGATCGCACATACATCATTAATGCAATTAACTACATGTTCCCAAGCGTGAAAATTACAGAGAAAGACATTGAATCAAGCTGGGCTGGTGTACGTCCGTTAATTTATGAAGAAGGTAAGAATGCATCTGAAATTTCTCGTAAAGATGAAATTTGGACTTCTGAATCTGGTTTAATTACAATCGCAGGTGGTAAATTAACAGGATACCGCAAAATGGCTGAAATGGTAGTAGATTACGTAACGAACTTACTACAAAAAGAAGGTCATAGTGCATATCCGAAGAGTGATACGAAACATATGCCGATCTCTGGTGGACATGTAGATGGTTCACACGGATTCCCGGCATTCGTTGCGAAAAAAGCAGACGAAGGTACGAAATCTGGTTTAACGAAAGCACAAGCAGAAGAATTCGCAAAATTCTATGGTTCTAACGTTGATGTACTATTTGGCTTAGCGAAAAAACATAAAGACGAAGCGAAAGAATACAACATGCCGCTTGACGTTCTAATCCCACTTGTATACGCAATGGATTACGAAATGACAGCAAAACCAGTTGACTTCTTCGTACGCCGCAGAGGCGCTGTATTCTTCAACATCCACTGGGTATATGAGTGGAAAGAAGCAGTAATCAACTACATGGCTGCGAAACTAGGCTGGAGCAAAGAAGAACAAATGAAATATACAGCTGAACTAGAAAAAGCATTAACAGACGCTGTAATTCCTGTAGATCAACAAGAACAGGCAGCTGCGTTAGCATAA
- the helD gene encoding RNA polymerase recycling motor HelD: MNKKLDLEQKRLDTVIETITQQIDKLENETGRRRAEVINIRKHFWDDVKVNTDTFDDYLETVINLRQQAQSLAVTQITHKHTFNRLAALRRMQKAPYFGRIDFTEEGEPSTEQIYIGVSTLTDASGENFLIYDWRAPISSVYYDYPPGPAEYNTPGGVIRGNVEKKLQYIIQNGEIDSMFDTSLTIGDEILQQALGKGTNKHMQSIVATIQREQNEIIRHDEGRLLIVQGAAGSGKTSAALQRIAYLLYKYREWLKADQIILFSPNSMFNSYVSNVLPELGEENMQQVTFQEYLNHRLSKSFDVEDPYEQLEYMLTETNSPTYKTRNASIRFKASTQFFEMIRAYRQSLESSGMLFRGMKFRGKLIVSAKEITEQFYNTDSSLRFHSRIEKLTDWLNKQIDALEKAELKKPWVEEEIELLSKDEYQKAYKYLQKKGEFDDNSFQDFEKETRVLGRMIVRKKMKPLRKGVQTLRFINFTSIYKQLFTDASWVTGEKPKEWDDICSLTVNMLDEGKLYYEDATPFLLLKELIEGFQTNRSIKHVLVDEAQDYSPFQFEFLKRLFPAARMTVLGDFNQAIFAHASEAVNFNTLTSLYGPDETNGINLTRSYRSTKPIIEFTRALVPEGKNIHAFERDGEKPTVTKIADYSELHEHITTKVTELQKQNHNTIAIICKSATESAAAYEALRHIENIKLVKSNSAEYEQGIVVIPAYLAKGIEFDAVIIYDASEDAYSDESVRRLFYTACTRAMHELQLYSVGEVSPFVLEADSESFELITKTP, encoded by the coding sequence ATGAACAAAAAACTTGATCTAGAGCAAAAACGATTGGATACCGTAATCGAAACTATTACGCAGCAAATTGATAAGCTGGAAAACGAAACTGGCAGACGCCGGGCAGAAGTAATCAACATCCGTAAACACTTCTGGGATGACGTTAAAGTGAATACAGATACTTTTGATGATTACCTTGAAACAGTTATCAACTTAAGACAACAAGCTCAATCACTAGCTGTTACACAAATCACCCATAAACACACCTTTAATCGACTTGCCGCGCTGCGACGTATGCAAAAAGCACCTTACTTCGGACGCATCGATTTCACTGAAGAAGGCGAACCTTCCACAGAACAAATCTATATCGGTGTTTCTACCCTTACTGATGCAAGCGGAGAAAACTTTCTTATTTATGACTGGCGCGCCCCAATTTCAAGTGTTTATTACGACTACCCACCAGGACCAGCTGAGTACAACACACCAGGCGGCGTAATTCGCGGTAATGTGGAGAAAAAATTACAATACATTATTCAAAATGGCGAGATTGATTCCATGTTCGATACGAGCCTTACAATTGGCGATGAAATCTTGCAACAAGCACTCGGAAAAGGTACGAACAAACATATGCAAAGTATCGTCGCTACGATTCAGCGTGAGCAAAATGAAATTATCCGTCACGATGAAGGCCGACTCCTTATCGTTCAAGGAGCTGCTGGTAGTGGTAAAACATCTGCTGCCCTTCAGCGAATCGCCTACTTACTATATAAATATCGCGAATGGCTAAAAGCGGATCAAATTATTCTCTTCTCCCCTAACTCTATGTTCAATAGCTACGTATCTAACGTACTACCTGAACTCGGTGAAGAAAATATGCAGCAAGTAACATTCCAAGAATATTTAAACCATAGACTAAGTAAGTCATTTGATGTTGAAGACCCTTATGAGCAATTGGAATATATGTTAACTGAAACGAATAGCCCTACCTATAAAACGAGAAATGCGAGCATCCGATTTAAAGCATCCACTCAATTTTTCGAGATGATTAGAGCGTACAGACAATCTCTTGAATCTTCAGGCATGCTATTTAGAGGAATGAAATTTAGAGGAAAACTGATCGTCTCTGCAAAAGAGATTACAGAGCAATTTTATAATACTGACTCCTCCCTCCGCTTCCATAGTCGAATTGAAAAGTTAACGGATTGGCTAAATAAACAAATAGATGCACTCGAAAAAGCAGAACTGAAAAAGCCTTGGGTAGAAGAAGAAATTGAATTACTTAGTAAAGATGAATACCAAAAGGCTTATAAATATTTACAGAAAAAAGGCGAGTTTGACGACAACTCCTTTCAAGACTTTGAGAAAGAAACAAGAGTACTTGGGCGTATGATTGTCCGTAAAAAAATGAAGCCACTTCGTAAAGGCGTTCAAACATTGCGTTTCATCAATTTCACAAGCATATATAAACAGCTCTTCACAGATGCATCATGGGTTACTGGGGAAAAACCGAAAGAGTGGGATGACATTTGCTCATTAACAGTGAACATGCTTGATGAAGGAAAGCTATATTACGAGGATGCGACTCCATTTTTACTTTTAAAAGAATTAATTGAAGGCTTCCAAACGAACAGATCGATTAAACACGTACTCGTAGATGAAGCGCAAGATTATTCTCCGTTTCAGTTCGAGTTTTTAAAACGTCTCTTCCCTGCTGCAAGAATGACGGTACTCGGAGACTTTAACCAAGCGATATTTGCCCATGCGAGTGAGGCAGTGAATTTCAATACACTTACTAGCTTATACGGACCAGATGAAACGAACGGTATTAACTTAACTCGTAGCTACCGCTCAACAAAACCGATTATTGAATTTACACGTGCTCTCGTACCGGAAGGGAAGAACATTCACGCCTTTGAACGCGATGGCGAGAAACCTACAGTAACGAAAATAGCTGATTACAGCGAACTGCACGAGCATATTACTACAAAAGTTACCGAACTACAAAAACAAAATCACAATACAATCGCGATTATATGTAAATCCGCAACTGAAAGCGCCGCTGCATACGAAGCACTCCGTCATATCGAGAATATTAAACTCGTGAAGAGTAACTCAGCCGAGTATGAGCAAGGCATTGTTGTGATACCTGCTTACTTAGCAAAAGGTATCGAATTTGACGCTGTTATTATTTACGATGCTTCTGAAGATGCGTACAGCGATGAGAGCGTTCGTAGATTGTTCTACACTGCTTGTACGCGAGCAATGCATGAGTTGCAACTTTATAGCGTTGGCGAGGTTAGTCCTTTTGTGCTTGAGGCTGATTCGGAGAGTTTTGAGCTAATAACTAAAACACCTTGA